A stretch of the Bacillus sp. B-jedd genome encodes the following:
- the hisC gene encoding histidinol-phosphate transaminase, which produces MANINARDELGSVIPYPLGPPPEEIQKEQGFTRIIRMGDNENPYGSSPKAREAAEKALESCSFYPDGTYSHLFSELGRYHGLPEDNFIVGNGSDEIIRLLTRAYIGKGDEAVMADCTFPRYKTNVLIEGGQPVEVPLLHGVHDLKGMLGKISTKTKMVFVCNPNNPTGTIVKKDYLREFCEQVPEHVMIVLDEAYFEYVEQGAMTDAKVVLGQYKNAVILRTFSKIHGLAGLRIGYGMMAPEIVGELKKVRDVFNVNRIGAAAAAASLTDKSFLEMSAARNRIERDFVSRNLSKMGYIVLPSEANFVFVKINEPARQAEAALARKGIFVKGISAPGFPNALRVALGTREENERFLEAIREFTVEGVI; this is translated from the coding sequence ATGGCTAATATTAACGCAAGGGATGAACTGGGCTCAGTCATCCCCTATCCTCTTGGACCGCCTCCGGAAGAAATCCAAAAGGAGCAGGGATTTACAAGGATTATCAGGATGGGGGACAACGAAAACCCATATGGTTCATCTCCAAAGGCTCGGGAGGCTGCGGAAAAGGCGCTGGAAAGCTGTTCATTTTATCCTGATGGTACATATTCACACTTATTCAGTGAATTGGGCCGTTACCATGGCCTTCCAGAAGACAATTTTATAGTCGGAAATGGTTCCGATGAGATTATAAGGCTGCTGACAAGGGCGTATATCGGGAAAGGTGACGAAGCTGTCATGGCTGATTGCACGTTTCCGAGATATAAAACGAATGTCCTGATTGAAGGCGGCCAACCGGTAGAAGTCCCGCTTTTGCATGGAGTTCACGACCTGAAGGGAATGCTCGGTAAAATATCCACCAAAACAAAAATGGTTTTCGTGTGCAATCCGAATAATCCAACGGGTACGATCGTTAAAAAAGATTACCTAAGGGAATTTTGCGAACAAGTCCCTGAACATGTCATGATCGTTCTTGATGAAGCATATTTCGAGTATGTCGAGCAAGGGGCAATGACTGATGCAAAGGTGGTCCTTGGCCAGTATAAAAACGCTGTAATTTTAAGGACCTTTTCAAAAATACATGGACTGGCAGGCCTGCGGATCGGCTACGGAATGATGGCTCCTGAGATCGTAGGGGAGTTGAAGAAGGTCCGTGATGTCTTTAATGTGAATAGAATCGGAGCAGCGGCGGCTGCCGCTTCCCTTACTGACAAATCGTTTCTGGAAATGTCCGCGGCAAGAAACAGAATTGAAAGGGATTTTGTCTCACGAAACCTCAGTAAAATGGGATATATTGTCCTTCCTTCTGAAGCGAATTTCGTTTTTGTCAAAATCAATGAGCCGGCGCGGCAAGCTGAAGCGGCCCTTGCGCGAAAAGGTATTTTTGTTAAAGGGATTTCCGCACCCGGATTTCCAAACGCCCTCCGTGTCGCACTTGGAACACGCGAAGAAAATGAAAGATTCCTTGAAGCAATCCGTGAATTCACTGTGGAAGGAGTGATTTAG
- the hppD gene encoding 4-hydroxyphenylpyruvate dioxygenase: MQEQSLKANELVEDFFPVRDVDYLEIYTGNAKQSAYFFCHAFGFRTVAYSGLETGNRETVSYVLQQRNIRLVITGSLVENSEVSSFVKKHGDGVKDVALLVDDVEQAFSAAVDRGAIALMAPTDFNDDHGKIKKAVIGTYGDTIHTLVERKDYEGVFMPGYESFTLFNEVPDTGLIGIDHVVGNVESMNEWVEYYEKVMGFKEMKHFSDEDISTEYSALMSKVMHNGGRIKFPINEPAEGKRKSQIQEYLEFYNGPGVQHLAILTEDIISTVSALKDNGVEFLSTPDTYYEELAERVGEIDEEISKLRELSILVDRDDEGYLLQIFTKPIVDRPTLFIEVIQRKGARGFGEGNFKALFESIEREQARRGNL, translated from the coding sequence ATGCAAGAGCAGTCATTAAAGGCAAATGAGTTGGTTGAGGATTTTTTCCCTGTAAGGGATGTGGATTATCTTGAGATTTATACGGGGAATGCGAAGCAGTCGGCTTATTTTTTCTGTCATGCGTTCGGGTTCAGGACGGTTGCTTATTCAGGCCTTGAGACAGGGAACCGCGAAACAGTTTCGTATGTGCTGCAGCAGCGCAATATAAGACTTGTGATTACCGGGTCGCTTGTTGAAAACAGTGAAGTTTCTTCTTTTGTCAAAAAACATGGAGATGGTGTAAAGGATGTGGCGCTTCTCGTTGATGATGTCGAACAGGCTTTTTCAGCGGCTGTGGACAGGGGAGCGATCGCATTAATGGCACCGACCGATTTCAATGATGATCATGGAAAAATAAAAAAAGCGGTTATCGGGACGTATGGCGATACAATCCATACACTTGTGGAGCGGAAGGATTACGAGGGAGTTTTCATGCCAGGCTATGAATCTTTCACTCTGTTTAATGAAGTGCCGGATACAGGCCTGATCGGCATCGACCATGTTGTCGGCAATGTGGAAAGCATGAATGAGTGGGTTGAATATTATGAGAAGGTCATGGGCTTCAAGGAAATGAAGCACTTCTCTGATGAAGATATCTCGACCGAATATTCGGCGCTAATGTCCAAGGTTATGCATAACGGCGGCAGGATCAAGTTCCCGATCAATGAGCCTGCGGAAGGAAAGCGGAAATCACAGATTCAGGAGTATCTGGAATTTTACAACGGTCCTGGCGTCCAGCACCTTGCTATCCTGACAGAAGATATTATTTCGACGGTTTCCGCCTTGAAGGACAATGGTGTTGAATTCCTGTCGACACCGGACACGTATTATGAGGAGCTCGCAGAACGCGTCGGGGAAATTGACGAGGAGATTTCAAAACTGCGCGAGTTGAGCATCCTTGTAGACCGGGACGATGAAGGATATCTCCTGCAGATCTTTACAAAGCCGATTGTCGACAGGCCGACGCTCTTCATTGAAGTCATCCAGCGAAAAGGTGCAAGGGGCTTTGGCGAAGGCAATTTCAAGGCACTATTTGAATCAATTGAGCGGGAACAGGCGAGGCGCGGGAACCTTTAA
- a CDS encoding dihydrolipoamide acetyltransferase family protein, producing the protein MEVKLHDIGEGMAEASINCLLVKPGDFVKADDPLVEVQTDKMTAEIPSPTSGVVKEFLVAPGDTVPVGTPLLILDSDKKVETEGKTKETAFASGSGQGTVAVMQKAEPLKPFFPRILASPYTRKIARDFSVNIEQITGTGPAGRIVDDDVYHFIEQSKTKANNLSQREPTLQTAPPPTGKQEKTVPFRGRRKQIAKNLLYSIQTIPHCTHFEEIDVTDLIEFRKELKAAGKNISASAFFIKALSVCLKEFPIFNAVLDEQEEEIRLLEGHHIGTAVDTEDGLIVPVIKSVDKKSLPQINQEMKALTEKALNQELAISDIQGGTFTVSNVGPLGGSIGATPIIQHPQVALVSFHKTKRMPVVNEKDEIEIRSIMNISMSFDHRVADGATAVKFTNLFADYIKNPKMLLLELV; encoded by the coding sequence ATGGAAGTTAAACTTCACGATATTGGCGAAGGGATGGCTGAAGCGAGTATCAATTGCCTCCTCGTCAAGCCGGGGGATTTTGTGAAAGCAGATGACCCGCTCGTTGAGGTGCAGACAGATAAAATGACCGCGGAAATCCCATCACCGACTTCAGGAGTTGTAAAGGAGTTCCTAGTGGCCCCTGGTGATACCGTTCCAGTCGGGACCCCCCTGTTAATTCTTGATTCGGATAAGAAGGTTGAAACAGAGGGGAAAACGAAGGAAACGGCTTTTGCCTCGGGGAGCGGACAAGGGACAGTCGCCGTCATGCAAAAAGCTGAACCGCTCAAACCTTTCTTCCCAAGGATTCTCGCGTCTCCATATACGAGGAAAATCGCCAGGGACTTTTCCGTCAATATTGAACAAATCACCGGAACAGGGCCGGCTGGAAGAATCGTTGATGATGATGTCTACCATTTTATTGAACAAAGCAAGACTAAAGCAAATAACCTTTCACAGAGAGAGCCAACGTTGCAAACAGCTCCGCCTCCAACCGGGAAGCAGGAGAAGACCGTCCCATTCAGGGGCAGGCGGAAGCAAATTGCGAAAAACCTTCTTTACTCCATCCAGACGATACCTCATTGCACCCATTTTGAAGAAATAGATGTAACCGATCTGATTGAATTCAGAAAAGAATTGAAAGCTGCAGGCAAAAATATTTCCGCTTCTGCATTTTTTATTAAAGCTCTTTCAGTCTGCCTAAAGGAATTTCCTATTTTTAACGCAGTCCTTGATGAACAGGAAGAGGAAATCAGGCTTTTGGAAGGCCACCATATCGGGACGGCTGTTGACACGGAAGACGGCCTGATTGTGCCGGTCATCAAATCGGTGGATAAAAAATCACTTCCTCAAATTAACCAAGAAATGAAAGCGCTGACAGAAAAAGCGCTTAATCAAGAATTAGCTATTTCTGATATACAGGGAGGAACTTTCACCGTCAGCAATGTCGGTCCGCTTGGCGGCAGCATCGGCGCCACGCCGATCATCCAGCATCCACAAGTCGCCCTTGTGTCATTCCATAAAACGAAACGGATGCCTGTCGTAAATGAAAAGGACGAAATTGAGATAAGGTCGATCATGAATATATCCATGTCCTTTGACCACAGGGTGGCAGATGGCGCAACCGCTGTAAAGTTTACAAACCTTTTTGCGGACTATATCAAAAACCCTAAAATGCTGTTACTGGAGCTGGTGTAA
- a CDS encoding flavin reductase family protein, with translation MDFTPETMQWRDAYKLLIGSVLPRPIAFVSTINKDGIANAAPFSFFTVISAEPMLVCFSPMRRGTDGSKKDTLMNIEATGQFVINIVSEAMAEQMNMCATELPPEVDELEVSGLTKEPSAKVKPPRIKESMVHLECELFETHHYGDQPGSGSLVIGKVVHIHLDDSLYDSGRILTDKLQPIGRMAGNIYTRPLASTFEIKRIVRQGEVR, from the coding sequence ATGGACTTTACTCCTGAAACCATGCAATGGAGGGATGCTTATAAACTCCTCATCGGTTCCGTCCTGCCGCGGCCGATTGCATTCGTCTCAACGATCAATAAAGATGGGATTGCCAATGCCGCACCATTTAGTTTCTTTACAGTAATTAGCGCAGAACCGATGCTAGTCTGTTTTTCGCCAATGAGAAGGGGTACCGACGGGTCGAAAAAAGATACTTTAATGAATATTGAAGCGACGGGCCAGTTCGTCATCAATATTGTCAGTGAAGCAATGGCGGAACAGATGAATATGTGTGCAACGGAACTACCGCCGGAAGTTGATGAACTGGAAGTTTCCGGCCTGACAAAGGAGCCTTCAGCGAAGGTGAAGCCGCCGCGTATCAAGGAATCCATGGTCCATCTTGAGTGTGAATTATTCGAGACTCACCATTATGGGGACCAGCCTGGTTCAGGGAGCCTTGTTATCGGAAAAGTCGTTCATATCCACCTCGATGACAGCCTCTATGATTCGGGGCGTATCCTTACGGATAAATTGCAACCGATTGGAAGAATGGCGGGGAATATTTACACGAGGCCCCTCGCATCAACTTTTGAAATTA
- the lpdA gene encoding dihydrolipoyl dehydrogenase: MVVGEMVNQVDFVVIGGGPGGYHAAISAAQLGREVVLIEKEEMGGICLNKGCIPSKVLTAASAKLENCRKSSMFGIETGPAGINFESLKEYQRKTVANLKAGVEALCKANQVKIIKGNAFFLSDSRVGVEDGDKYELYEFRDAVIAAGARPGKLNGIQAGGKVNNEWEISFLDEIPEHLAIFGSSVIHLEIAMAFRAFGAEVTLMLPGEQLPFDSSVSKELSRIFKKEKIKLLKNCRIEEISEEKDSIQMIVNTDSKETAIEATHFFIESGMRPNSDSLGCSRIGIEMDKDGFIKVDEQCRTSVNGIYAIGDITGGPYLAAKAIRQGKVAAETACGQSSVADFRFLPSYAFTRPPIASAGLSEEQVVDAGLSIKTSQFPMAANGFSSMNGHRDGFAKIISEKETDVVLGIHIIGEGAHELIQGGILGLEMGAREEDFIFPAYPHPGLGEALLEAAEGLQEKAVHMKPAGKERRLSKVSQLASEAVEPFPASLK, encoded by the coding sequence ATGGTAGTCGGGGAAATGGTGAACCAGGTGGATTTCGTCGTTATCGGCGGCGGGCCGGGCGGTTACCACGCCGCGATAAGTGCAGCGCAGCTCGGTCGGGAAGTAGTTTTGATCGAAAAGGAAGAGATGGGCGGAATTTGCCTGAATAAAGGCTGTATCCCTTCGAAAGTATTGACAGCCGCTTCAGCGAAACTGGAGAACTGTAGAAAAAGTTCGATGTTCGGGATTGAAACAGGGCCCGCCGGCATAAATTTTGAAAGCTTAAAGGAATACCAAAGAAAAACGGTTGCCAATTTGAAGGCAGGGGTCGAGGCGCTTTGCAAAGCCAATCAAGTCAAAATTATTAAAGGCAATGCCTTTTTCCTTAGTGATTCAAGGGTTGGGGTCGAGGACGGCGACAAATATGAACTTTATGAGTTCCGCGATGCTGTTATTGCCGCGGGAGCGCGGCCAGGGAAACTAAACGGCATCCAGGCTGGAGGAAAGGTTAATAACGAATGGGAAATTTCCTTTCTCGATGAAATACCCGAGCATTTGGCGATTTTCGGTTCCTCGGTGATTCATCTGGAAATTGCGATGGCCTTCCGCGCGTTTGGGGCTGAAGTAACCTTGATGCTGCCTGGAGAGCAGTTGCCATTTGATTCATCCGTGTCAAAAGAACTTTCAAGGATATTCAAAAAAGAAAAAATTAAATTGCTCAAAAATTGCCGGATAGAGGAAATCAGCGAGGAGAAGGACAGCATCCAAATGATCGTAAACACCGATTCGAAAGAAACCGCGATCGAGGCGACCCACTTTTTTATAGAATCCGGGATGCGTCCTAATAGTGACAGTCTTGGCTGTTCGCGGATCGGCATCGAGATGGATAAGGATGGGTTTATAAAAGTCGATGAACAATGCCGCACATCCGTAAATGGAATTTATGCTATCGGTGACATAACCGGGGGGCCTTATCTTGCAGCAAAAGCCATTAGGCAGGGTAAGGTTGCAGCAGAAACGGCCTGCGGGCAGAGTTCCGTTGCTGATTTTCGGTTTCTGCCATCCTATGCTTTTACAAGGCCGCCAATCGCGTCGGCAGGCTTGAGCGAGGAACAGGTGGTTGACGCGGGGTTAAGCATAAAAACGAGCCAATTTCCTATGGCAGCCAATGGGTTCAGCAGTATGAACGGACATAGGGATGGGTTTGCAAAAATCATTTCAGAAAAAGAGACTGACGTCGTCCTCGGCATACATATCATCGGGGAAGGCGCGCATGAGTTGATTCAAGGAGGAATTCTGGGGCTTGAAATGGGCGCCAGGGAAGAGGACTTCATCTTTCCAGCCTATCCGCATCCAGGGCTGGGGGAGGCACTGCTTGAAGCCGCCGAAGGCCTGCAGGAAAAGGCTGTCCATATGAAGCCTGCCGGGAAGGAAAGACGTTTGTCAAAAGTTAGTCAATTAGCCAGTGAAGCAGTGGAACCATTCCCTGCATCATTAAAATAA
- the pdhA gene encoding pyruvate dehydrogenase (acetyl-transferring) E1 component subunit alpha: protein MKDFPMIQIMDEQGNVGEPSLKDKIDRELAMGFYRQMIRIRQFDRKAVSLQRQGRIGTYAPFEGQEASQVGTALALKPDDWLFPTYRDHGAAFVFGHSLRNILLFWNGRNEGCVPPDGKKIFPPGIPIATQIPHAAGAALAEKMKGTDCAAIAYFGDGATSEGDFHEGLNFASVTKAPVVFFNQNNGYAISVPIEKQMNSETIAQKAIAYGIPGVRLDGNDVFAVYFETLRALDRARKGEGPTLIEAVTWRYGAHTTADDPSKYRDQTESHEKRETIDPILRLERYLKNEGYFNEQDRIAIETEAAEEIDRAIEEMERFPAANPADIFDYVFEKPVWPIEKQKREYLQLIGGGN, encoded by the coding sequence ATGAAGGATTTTCCGATGATACAAATCATGGACGAACAAGGCAATGTGGGAGAGCCTTCCCTAAAGGATAAAATTGATCGTGAGCTCGCCATGGGGTTTTACAGGCAAATGATCCGGATCAGACAGTTTGACAGAAAAGCAGTCAGTTTGCAAAGGCAGGGACGGATAGGAACCTATGCACCATTCGAAGGACAGGAGGCCTCACAAGTTGGGACCGCGCTGGCCCTAAAGCCGGATGATTGGCTTTTCCCTACATACAGGGACCATGGGGCGGCTTTTGTTTTCGGGCATTCCCTTAGGAACATCCTGCTGTTTTGGAATGGCCGGAATGAGGGGTGCGTACCTCCGGATGGTAAAAAAATTTTCCCGCCAGGCATTCCGATTGCAACGCAAATTCCCCATGCGGCAGGTGCCGCGCTAGCCGAAAAAATGAAGGGAACTGACTGCGCGGCCATTGCTTATTTTGGTGACGGCGCCACTTCGGAAGGCGACTTCCATGAAGGGCTTAATTTTGCGAGCGTCACGAAAGCTCCGGTGGTTTTCTTCAATCAGAACAATGGATATGCGATTTCTGTCCCGATTGAAAAGCAAATGAATTCTGAGACAATCGCCCAGAAGGCCATCGCCTATGGGATACCTGGAGTACGGCTCGATGGCAATGATGTGTTTGCGGTTTACTTTGAAACATTAAGAGCGCTAGACCGCGCCCGAAAAGGTGAGGGCCCGACGCTGATTGAGGCGGTGACGTGGAGGTACGGCGCCCACACGACTGCGGATGATCCTTCAAAGTACAGGGACCAGACGGAAAGCCATGAAAAGCGGGAAACGATCGACCCGATCCTTCGTCTTGAACGTTACTTGAAAAATGAAGGGTACTTTAACGAACAGGACCGAATTGCCATTGAAACGGAAGCCGCGGAGGAAATTGATCGCGCAATTGAGGAAATGGAAAGGTTCCCAGCCGCAAATCCAGCCGACATATTTGATTATGTTTTTGAAAAGCCGGTCTGGCCGATCGAAAAACAAAAACGGGAATATCTCCAATTGATCGGAGGTGGGAATTAA
- a CDS encoding alpha-ketoacid dehydrogenase subunit beta, whose translation MTMVQAINDALDVMLSEHPEVLLLGEDIGKNGGVFRVTDGLQKKHGETRVMDTPLSEAGFVGAAIGMAAAGFKPVAEIQFLGFIYPAYEQIMTHASRLRMRTFGHFTVPMVIRAPYGAGVRAPEIHCDSTEALFTHMPGIKVVCPSTATDAKGLLIASILDPDPVLFLEPMRLYRSVKDEVAEGIYTVEIGKGKVLKVGEDVTVLTWGAMVPVAMKAAEGMAAKGISCEVIDLRTLYPLDKDIIAESVQKTGRTVIVHEAHATGGVGNDIVSIINDTAFLYQKAPAERVTGFDTPVPYFGFEDHYLPTSKRVEAAIEKVMRF comes from the coding sequence ATGACGATGGTTCAGGCAATTAATGACGCGCTTGATGTGATGCTTAGCGAACATCCGGAAGTCCTTTTGCTTGGGGAGGATATCGGCAAAAACGGTGGTGTTTTCCGGGTGACTGACGGACTCCAGAAAAAGCACGGCGAAACAAGGGTGATGGACACCCCTTTATCGGAAGCGGGATTTGTCGGCGCGGCGATCGGAATGGCTGCCGCGGGGTTCAAACCTGTCGCGGAAATACAATTCCTCGGATTTATTTATCCGGCATATGAACAAATCATGACTCACGCTTCCCGGTTAAGAATGCGGACATTCGGCCATTTTACCGTTCCGATGGTCATTCGCGCTCCTTATGGGGCGGGAGTCAGGGCGCCGGAAATCCACTGTGACAGCACAGAGGCGCTGTTTACACATATGCCCGGCATTAAAGTCGTTTGCCCTTCTACAGCAACCGATGCGAAAGGCCTATTGATTGCCTCGATTCTTGATCCGGACCCAGTATTATTCCTTGAGCCGATGAGATTATACAGATCCGTAAAGGATGAAGTAGCTGAAGGGATTTATACAGTCGAAATCGGAAAAGGGAAGGTGCTGAAGGTCGGAGAGGACGTTACGGTCCTTACCTGGGGCGCAATGGTACCGGTCGCGATGAAAGCCGCGGAAGGAATGGCTGCCAAAGGCATCAGCTGTGAAGTAATTGATTTACGGACACTTTATCCGCTTGATAAGGACATCATCGCTGAATCAGTCCAAAAAACGGGCAGGACGGTCATCGTCCATGAAGCTCACGCCACTGGCGGGGTAGGAAATGACATTGTTTCGATTATTAATGACACCGCTTTCCTTTATCAGAAAGCGCCAGCTGAAAGAGTTACTGGATTTGATACGCCGGTCCCTTATTTTGGATTCGAGGACCATTATCTTCCGACCTCTAAAAGGGTTGAAGCGGCCATTGAAAAAGTAATGCGTTTTTAG